The Choloepus didactylus isolate mChoDid1 chromosome 16, mChoDid1.pri, whole genome shotgun sequence genomic interval AGACCTTAATTTTACAAGACTTTTTAACACAAATCCTTAGTATAAAACTGTGTACTTATATATAAACGATTTAATGGGGTACCCAATTAATGGGCTTCCATCTCCACTAagtcatccattttgttgcatattttattttaaacgcGTAGGGGTAGGGCAAAGTGGTAAATTTAAATCTGGATACATTATTTGAATCTCCCATCACCCCCAATGAATTATAGTTGAAAGCTGATTTTGTCTGGTCCCAGCTATTACTAATAGTTTTTGTTTCCAAGAAAATCAATAGAGTAAGACTGTTCAAAATTTTCCATACTAGAATGTTGACCAGACAAGTTTAACCTGTAACTTCAGATCTAAAGGAGCGTTAATGCCTGTTTAAGCTTCAGTGGGAAAGCTGTCTTCTTGGCTCAGCTGAATGGAAGAAGGCACAAAGAAGAAGTTTGTCATCACTGTGTCTGAAGTAATTCCAGCATCTTGCATCTCATACCAATCACTAAATGACATAATGTAACAAATAGCTGGTCTCTGAAAATCATTAAAAGCAGATGACTCATGGAAAGAATCTGCTCCCATATTATCAAAGATAAGCTAATCTCCCACATTCAGCTCAGGAAGAAGACAGCTTTCCACAATGTGATCAAGCTCATCATCACAGGATGGACCCCAAAGGCTACTTGTAAACAAAGGCTCATCTTCCTTGTATTTCTTGTGAACCTCTGGAATGGTATTTAAGTCCTCTGCCAGTTTACTTGCAAAAGTACCACAGACACCATCATTCATGTAATACATAAAGGCTGGTTCATCACTTCCATTTCTTCCGACTCCAGAggaaaatttatcattttcaacaactttctttgcaatGATATTAACTGCAAGTGTAAATGCAGAAGACACACAGTAGCTTCCAGGTTCTGAAATTATCTTAATGCAAGATCCTTCAGGAAAGTAGATACCCAATAAAGGGCTGATGACATGATTAACCTCTTCCAACTGAAATTCAGTTCCTGTGAAGCCTCCACCAGTGTCTAAAATGTTCATCTTGAAACCAAATTCTCCAGCCATGTCAAACACACATGGTGCATATACTTGAGATACTTTgcaagcacttgaaatgtgaaatTTAACCCCAATTATCTGGACATCAAGTTCCTTAGCACATTCCAAGAGATGCCTACAATTCTTCAGTGTAGTGCCAAACTTCATGCTACTATCTTCACCTCCACTATTATCTTCTGTTGCAATATGTAGTAAGACCTTGGCATTTGGATGGGTACATGAAATTTtcttcaattcaatttcattgtcaCATGTCATGATGTTCACTCCAATTTTTGCTGCATAATTTGAGAAACTTGCTTGCATGgacttatataaataatatttcctGGAGATACACCCAATTCTTGCACTAAAGCCATTTCATTTTTACTGAAGCAAGCAAATCCAGTTCTAAGAGCTGCCAAAATCTCAAGTACAGCTGGAGTGGATTTGCACTTTGGTGTGTAGAAGGCTTTATCTGAGCCACCACATTCTGCCACTGACTGTGTTTCTTCACAATTTTTCCAAGATCTCCcacaaaaaatgcattttttcctGTCAGGGTATGTTCATAAACATAGTTATCAATAACATTTCCAAGGTTCATTCCTTCATCCGACAGGCCAACGGAGTAGTCTGCATCGTCAATAAATCCTTTCATCTCACAAAGCCGAAAGCcataaacaaggaaaaacaagAGACGAGCCATGAAGCCTATGTCTGGGTCCTTAGAATATGCAACAAAACGGACAAGACAGGAGATGGAACCCCCCATCATCAGCTAGGTTCCCAAAGTGGTTCAGCATGAAACCAAACTGCTCTCTATACAGCACTTCTCCTAGGCCCTCCAAGTACTTGTATACTTGGTCAGAAAGTTTGCCGTGAGATAATGGCCCAAAGAGTTGGGTaaagcatcttctcttttttggcGGAATTTTTAAAGAGGGATGTGGTTACCTTGAGCAGAAATACCCAGGGTGGCCTGGGGCATAGGCTGCAGGGACGACGTGGGGGGAAAAGCGCGGCACCGACACCAGCTGTGCAGCAGTGGCGGTGGTGGCCGaaggagaaaaacagaacagCACGACTAAGAGAATAAAGGCGAGGGCTGGGTGGGGAGAAGATTCGGCCTCGTCACACCACAGAGCAGCAGagtgagaaaagaagggaagaggcAGAAATGGTGAtgacatgttaaaaaaaagaaggaaacccCAAGGCCAAACGAAGAGTCAGCGAGTGTGGGTccctaattcttttaaaataatgaaggaaaatactCATTAATCCAGCTTAACCAgatgaaaattaatgaaaaattcaaaCCATATCCACCAATtcattcacattttaaaactgaGATTGCTCTATAACCCACAGGTCAACTTCCTAAGAGCTGTCTGCACAATGGAAATCCAGGTATGGGACCTAGAGCAATCATAGCTAAGCCCCTGACATACCCACTTTGCCCATCACAGACCTAGCTTTACTGACAGCCCTCAACACCAAAACAAGTTCTttgtttcaaaagagaaaaaagaaaaagattatttgATACCCTGTTTCCCAGGCTTAAGCACCCAGTAAGAATAACAACAGACATCACATGACTACTTAAATAGTGTTTACCATGTGCTAGGTGCTGTATTGACTCATTTACTCTTCAGAGCAACACAACGAAGCAGATACTTTTATTATCTCCgtttttcagatggggaaactgaagtacGGGGAGGTTATATAACTTGCCCCAGATCACGAAGCTAGCAGATGGCAAGAGTGGAGGTCCACGCTCAGCCACCCAGCTCCAGagcccatacccctaactactcTGCTCCACAAGGCTGACAACCCCCAAGCCCCACTGAGGCAGGGGTGCTTGGCGAATGGAGAGGCACCCGGCTGGCGGGCCAGGAAGCACCTCTGCAGGAGAGGTCCTCTCCCAGGGTGAGCACGGACATGGACAAGTCAACCAAGACCTGGCGGGTGGTGAGGTCAACAGGAGTGGGTGGAGACAGCTGGAGGTGGGGCCGCCGCAGAGCCGCAGTGGGGGTCAGAAGAGACGGCGAATAAAGAATTGTTTCTGCAGCCTAGAGGGTGCCTCAGCAGGCCCAGGGAGCAGCGGGTGGG includes:
- the LOC119511891 gene encoding LOW QUALITY PROTEIN: antizyme inhibitor 1-like (The sequence of the model RefSeq protein was modified relative to this genomic sequence to represent the inferred CDS: inserted 2 bases in 2 codons); protein product: MMGGSISCLVRFVAYSKDPDIGFMARLLFFLVYGFRLCEMKGFIDDADYSVGLSDEGMNLGNVIDNYVYEHTLTGKNAFFVGDLGKIVKKHSQWQNVVAQIKPXYTPKCKSTPAVLEILAALRTGFACFSKNEMALVQELGVSPGNIIYISPCKQVSQXYAAKIGVNIMTCDNEIELKKISCTHPNAKVLLHIATEDNSGGEDSSMKFGTTLKNCRHLLECAKELDVQIIGVKFHISSACKVSQVYAPCVFDMAGEFGFKMNILDTGGGFTGTEFQLEEVNHVISPLLGIYFPEGSCIKIISEPGSYCVSSAFTLAVNIIAKKVVENDKFSSGVGRNGSDEPAFMYYMNDGVCGTFASKLAEDLNTIPEVHKKYKEDEPLFTSSLWGPSCDDELDHIVESCLLPELNVGD